The Lepeophtheirus salmonis chromosome 1, UVic_Lsal_1.4, whole genome shotgun sequence genome has a segment encoding these proteins:
- the LOC121128316 gene encoding eukaryotic translation initiation factor 4E translates to MSEGSESTTVDPPKKGETPIAKEEPTTKNGEATESEKAASEVALSEPEPVLKHPLQHAWTMWFFKNNRAKEWKVNQKPIITFKTVEDFWALYNHIEVSSKIEHGCDYSLFKEGIWPMWEDEANSGGGRWLITLEKKQRHTFLDDFWLEVMLCLIGESFDEYSEIINGAVVSVRPRHDKIAIWLGDASKGNMIVTIGKKVKERLGIEKQTTLGFEAHDDTMKKSGSVAKLRYTV, encoded by the coding sequence ATGTCTGAAGGGAGTGAGAGTACGACTGTGGATCCACCCAAGAAAGGGGAGACACCAATCGCAAAGGAGGAACCAACGACAAAGAATGGCGAAGCCACGGAAAGCGAGAAGGCTGCGTCTGAAGTTGCCCTTTCCGAGCCCGAACCCGTCCTAAAACATCCATTGCAACACGCTTGGACAATGTGGTTCTTTAAAAACAATCGAGCCAAGGAATGGAAAGTGAACCAAAAGCCCATTATCACGTTTAAAACAGTGGAGGATTTCTGGGCCCTCTACAATCACATCGAGGTTTCATCGAAAATCGAGCATGGATGCGATTACAGTTTGTTCAAAGAAGGGATTTGGCCCATGTGGGAAGATGAGGCCAACAGTGGAGGAGGTAGATGGCTCATCACCTTGGAAAAGAAGCAGAGGCACACCTTTCTCGACGATTTCTGGTTAGAGGTCATGCTCTGTCTCATAGGAGAATCCTTCGACGAGTACAGTGAGATTATCAACGGAGCAGTTGTCTCAGTCAGACCCAGACATGATAAAATCGCAATTTGGTTAGGGGATGCCTCAAAAGGAAACATGATTGTCACCattggaaaaaaagtcaaagaaaGACTTGGCATCGAAAAACAAACCACGCTAGGGTTTGAAGCTCACGACGATACTATGAAGAAGTCAGGATCTGTCGCTAAACTAAGATATACTGTGTAG